The following are encoded together in the Chlorocebus sabaeus isolate Y175 chromosome 20, mChlSab1.0.hap1, whole genome shotgun sequence genome:
- the UTS2 gene encoding urotensin-2 produces MDPNIFHLMLCVTSARTHKSTSLCFGHFNSYPILSLIHDLLLEVSLQLSAPHEDARLTPEELERASFLQILPEVLLGAERGDSLRKADSSTNIFNPRGNLRKFQDFSGQDPDILLSHLLARIRKPYKKRETPDCFWKYCV; encoded by the exons atggatccTAACATATTTCATCTTATGCTCTGCGTCACTTCTGCTCGGACTCATAAATCCACGTCTCTTTGCTTTGGCCACTTCAACTCATATCCAATCCTTTCTTTAATTCATGATTTATTGCT GGAAGTATCCCTTCAACTCtcag CACCTCATGAAGATGCGCGGTTAACTCCGGAGGAGCTAGAAAGAGCTTCTTTTCTGCAGATACTGCCAGAGGTGCTGCTGGGTGCAGAAAGAGGGGATAGTCTCAGGAAAGCAG actCGAGTACCAACATTTTTAACCCAAGAGGAAATTTGAGAAAG TTTCAGGATTTCTCTGGACAAGATCCTGACATTTTACTGAGTCATCTTTTGGCCAGAATCAGGAAACCATATAAGAAACGTGAGACTCCTGATTGCTTCTGGAAATACTGTGTCTGA